The sequence GTCCGCATCTATGTACTGCGCCGATGCGACCTTGCCGTTTAAGACAATCGGGATCATGAGCCGTCCGTCGCCGGTCTGGTAGATGCCATGGACGCCAACCTGTTTGCGCGTCAAATATGGGTGTTCCGGCACGGCAGGCGTGACGGTCTGCAAGATGTTTTCGACTGCGGAGGCGATCTGTTCGCGATATTTCCGCCGCTCTTCGTCGCGGATGGCGGCAATTGCCGCTATCCTTGTTTCGTAGGCGGTGACCTCTTCCGCGGACAGTGCGCGCCCGATATCGCCGCGCCATTTTGCCTCAAAGCCGCCGCCGTGCCAGCTGCCGAACATTCCCGCGGGGATGTTGTCGCCAAAGCCGATATACCAGCCAGCCTTTTCGCCGCCCTTATCGCCTTCGACCGCGAAGCGGTGTATTTTGCCGTCGAGGATGATTCTGACAGCCCGTTTGGGCGCAATCGGAGAGTTTGCGATAGCGTCTTGCAGTTGTATTTCGGGGGCTTCCGGCTTTATCTCGCGGTCCCACCCGGTGGGTAGTGTCGCCATCGTTTTATCTCCTCCCGCCGCGCGGTAGCGGCCTGTAATGCTTCGACTTTGCCTTTGCAGACAACGGCCTTATAGCCGTTTGCCGTTAAATACTCTATCCAGTCTTTTTGTTCGTCCGACGCCTTGCCGCCCTTTTGGCGCTTCATCTCAATCCAGAGGCCCCATTCGGGGACAAAAAGGTCGGGCACCCCCTTGCATACGCCTTCGGCCTTAAGCCGCGCCGCCGTCTTGATGTCGCGCCAACCGCCGTTAGGTATGGCGATGATGCGCACGCCGGGAAATGTCTTGCGAAAAGCGGAGATGAAAGCGCATTGCTCCTCATGCTCCGAGGGCAGGCGACCAGTGGCGCTCAAGCACCCTGTAATATCGTCCGTCTTTTTTGATTGTGATACTGTCCGGTGCTCTCGCACTGTTTAACACCTCCGCGATCTGTTCGAGATAGTTTTCGTTAAGGCCGTCCGCCATGGAGATATCGGCTCCGCAGCCGTCGATGATCGCGCGAAGGGTGGTCTCGGCGCGATATCGCGCGTAGCCGTCATGGAGGATGGTGATATACTCCGTCACTTTGTCGCCGGTGAGCGCGGCGTTGTCATAGTCGACGCACAGCATGTTGATCTGCTTCGCGCGGCTTTGTTTGATGTGCCACCACCAGCCGCGGACTTGCACCTCTTCCGGTTCAAGCCCCATGATGTCATCGTCGTAGAGCTTGATGGCCTCCTTGGGCGCGGGCGGAAATTCATACCCGCAACATGGGCAGATTTTAATCGAGGCGTGTACGAGCTCCGCGCATTCGCCGCAGACTTTGACCGGCGCATCTCCCGTGCCCGCGCCTTTGTGCTTTGGCGGCTGAACCTCGGTAATGGGGCCATGCCGCTTCACATTGCCGGCGAAGTCGAGCACCAGGCAATCAGTTTTTCCCGCGGCGGTCCTCATACCCCTGCCAACCATCTGCAAATACAGCCCCGGACTCATCGTCGGGCGGCACATTGCGATCAGGTCGATGCCGGGATAGTCAAAGCCCGTGGTCAGCACAGATACATTGGTCAAGGCTTTTATGCGCCCCGCCTTAAAGTCTCGCAGTATGCGGTCCCGCTCCGCTGTTGGCGTTGCGCCGGTGACTACTTCGGCTGCCACGTCATGCGCGCGGAGCGTGTCGCAAATCGCCGTTGCGTGTTCGACGCCGGTACAAAAAAAGAGCCAGGCGTTGCGGCCCTCGGCGCGGCGGATCGTCTCTTCAACGATGCGCTCGTTGTCGTCCGCGTTGTTTACGGCGGCCTGCAATTCGCTTTCGATGAACTCGCCGCCGCGCTTGCCGACGCCCTCGACGGAGAGCACCGTTTTCGGCAGCTTCGAGCGCAGGGGCGCGAGGAACCCGCGCGTGATCAGCTCATTTATTTTTACCGGCTCGATGAGGTCGTCGAAGATCGCCCCGCGTTCGCTTATCAGCCCGTGTCCAAGCCTGTACGGCGTAGCGGTAAGGCCAACTATCCTCATGTTGGGGTTCTTCGCTTTAAGGGCCTCTAGGAGCGTTCTGTAGCCCCCTTCGGCCTTATGGCTAATAAGGTGGCACTCGTCAATGATTGCGACATCTACAAACCCCAATATATCAGCCTTGTCGCGCACGCTCTGGATGCCGGCCACGGTGATCGGCAGGCCGACGTCGCGGCTGTTCATACCCGCTGAGTAGATGCCCAGCGGCGCTTCCGGCCAGGCAAGCATGATTTTCTCCGCGTCTTGCGCCAGCAGCTCCTTGACGTGTGAAAGCACGAGAATGCGCGACTGCGGCCAGTGCGTCATGATCTCCCGGCAGAGACCGGCTAGGATGTGCGTTTTTCCCCCGCCGGTCGGGACTACGATGCAGGGGTTGCCGGCGTTGTAGCGCAGCCAAATAAAGAGCATCGTTATCGCTCGCTGTTGGTAGTCGCGCAGAGCCATCAGAAGGGTACCTCTTCGTCTTTAGGGCCCTGAGTGTCAATTATTAGAAGTTCATGCGTTGTGAGGGCTCCAGGGTTGAGGCAGGGGATACCGTTGAGATATCCCGTCCCCTTAATCTCGTATCGTCCGC is a genomic window of Cloacibacillus sp. containing:
- a CDS encoding DEAD/DEAH box helicase family protein; its protein translation is MALRDYQQRAITMLFIWLRYNAGNPCIVVPTGGGKTHILAGLCREIMTHWPQSRILVLSHVKELLAQDAEKIMLAWPEAPLGIYSAGMNSRDVGLPITVAGIQSVRDKADILGFVDVAIIDECHLISHKAEGGYRTLLEALKAKNPNMRIVGLTATPYRLGHGLISERGAIFDDLIEPVKINELITRGFLAPLRSKLPKTVLSVEGVGKRGGEFIESELQAAVNNADDNERIVEETIRRAEGRNAWLFFCTGVEHATAICDTLRAHDVAAEVVTGATPTAERDRILRDFKAGRIKALTNVSVLTTGFDYPGIDLIAMCRPTMSPGLYLQMVGRGMRTAAGKTDCLVLDFAGNVKRHGPITEVQPPKHKGAGTGDAPVKVCGECAELVHASIKICPCCGYEFPPAPKEAIKLYDDDIMGLEPEEVQVRGWWWHIKQSRAKQINMLCVDYDNAALTGDKVTEYITILHDGYARYRAETTLRAIIDGCGADISMADGLNENYLEQIAEVLNSARAPDSITIKKDGRYYRVLERHWSPALGA
- a CDS encoding VRR-NUC domain-containing protein, which gives rise to MSATGRLPSEHEEQCAFISAFRKTFPGVRIIAIPNGGWRDIKTAARLKAEGVCKGVPDLFVPEWGLWIEMKRQKGGKASDEQKDWIEYLTANGYKAVVCKGKVEALQAATARREEIKRWRHYPPGGTAR